One genomic region from Terriglobus aquaticus encodes:
- a CDS encoding bifunctional folylpolyglutamate synthase/dihydrofolate synthase: MTYEAAIQLLATAGAELAGTRRKFELEHMRVLARALGDPQTQFPSVLIAGTNGKGSTAATLASILACSGYRTGLYTSPHLLRVNERIQISDPAQPGNSLVPIADEAFAESFATVDATSRDLVARGDLPQMPSFFETVTAIAFHAFQHAGVDMAVLEVGLGGRLDATNIVEPVCSVITDIALDHQEWLGNTITEIAREKAGILRPGGTLVTLPQHPEANSAIGERAVALDVTGVNAAAYLPQPSPREAVSDSYVVPAFGGAFTVTPQLPGDHQRRNLALALATAEWLSARTGLDRITAATAERGIREVRWPGRLERTTLPGGATLLMDVAHNPAGVWTLRSYLSRAFADETLPAPRTLVFSGLADKALEEMAQILFPIFDGPGDRVILVPVHSPRAAGAERLATIAAGHAGHEVAMHKQSGDEAVQLLSGIAEAYTSLRSATNGSVVVAGSVYLVAEWKEAMLADSEEQK; encoded by the coding sequence ATGACCTATGAAGCGGCCATCCAATTGCTGGCCACCGCCGGAGCCGAGCTGGCGGGTACCCGACGCAAGTTTGAGCTGGAGCATATGCGCGTGTTGGCGCGTGCCCTGGGCGACCCACAGACTCAGTTCCCCTCCGTTCTAATCGCCGGGACCAACGGCAAAGGATCGACTGCCGCGACGCTGGCCAGCATCTTGGCGTGCAGCGGCTATCGCACGGGCCTGTACACCTCGCCGCACCTGTTACGAGTCAACGAGCGCATACAGATCAGCGACCCGGCCCAGCCTGGCAATTCGCTCGTACCCATCGCAGATGAGGCGTTTGCGGAGAGCTTTGCCACGGTGGATGCTACCTCCCGCGATCTGGTCGCTCGCGGCGATCTGCCGCAAATGCCTAGCTTTTTCGAGACTGTGACCGCGATCGCGTTTCACGCATTCCAACACGCAGGTGTGGATATGGCGGTGCTCGAGGTGGGCTTGGGCGGACGCCTGGACGCAACCAACATCGTCGAGCCTGTATGCAGCGTGATCACCGACATTGCCCTGGACCACCAGGAGTGGCTGGGCAACACCATTACCGAGATCGCACGCGAAAAGGCCGGCATTCTGCGGCCCGGCGGAACTCTCGTCACCCTGCCGCAACATCCTGAGGCGAACTCCGCGATCGGCGAACGAGCCGTGGCGCTGGACGTTACAGGCGTAAATGCAGCGGCGTACCTGCCACAGCCCTCGCCACGCGAGGCGGTGAGCGACAGCTATGTGGTTCCTGCGTTCGGCGGCGCCTTCACGGTGACGCCGCAATTGCCTGGCGACCACCAGCGGCGCAACCTGGCCCTGGCGCTGGCGACGGCGGAGTGGCTGTCCGCCCGGACCGGGCTTGACCGCATTACGGCGGCAACGGCAGAGCGCGGCATCCGGGAGGTGCGCTGGCCTGGCCGGCTGGAGCGAACCACGCTGCCTGGCGGAGCCACCCTGCTGATGGATGTGGCACACAATCCTGCAGGCGTGTGGACGCTGCGGTCGTACCTGTCCCGCGCGTTCGCGGACGAGACCCTGCCCGCGCCCCGCACGCTTGTGTTCAGCGGGTTGGCAGACAAGGCGCTGGAGGAGATGGCCCAGATTCTGTTCCCCATCTTTGACGGACCAGGTGACCGCGTCATCCTGGTGCCCGTGCATTCGCCGCGCGCTGCCGGTGCGGAGCGGCTTGCCACCATTGCTGCTGGACACGCAGGGCATGAAGTCGCGATGCACAAGCAGTCCGGTGACGAAGCGGTGCAGTTGCTTTCCGGTATCGCCGAGGCGTACACGTCACTTCGCTCTGCCACGAACGGTTCCGTGGTGGTGGCCGGGTCGGTCTACCTTGTGGCTGAATGGAAAGAAGCCATGCTGGCTGATTCGGAGGAGCAGAAGTGA